In Lysinibacillus sp. FSL M8-0337, the following proteins share a genomic window:
- a CDS encoding proline--tRNA ligase — translation MKQSKTFIPTLREVPADADVKSHKQLLRAGFIRQNTSGVYSYLPLAKRVLTKIENIIREEMEAINSIELLMPALQSAELWQESGRWEKYGPELMRLKDRHDRDFALGPTHEEVITTLVRDEIKSYKKLPLTLYQIQTKFRDEKRPRFGLLRGREFIMKDAYSFHASRESLDETYEDMYRAYSNIFSRLGLNYRAVIADAGSIGGKGTHEFMVLSEIGEDTIAYSDTSDYAANIEMAEVTVEYQPANEALKDLEKVATPDQKTIEEVSVFLQVAPSNVIKSLVFNVDGELVVVLARGDHEINDIKLKNALDAGSVELADEAAIRQLLGCGVGSIGPVKLPVDVKVVADHAIKSIRNGVAGANDDGFHLVNVNPERDFAVNEYLDIRFIQEGDPSPDGQGIIKFAEGIEVGHIFKLGTTYSEKMNGTFLDEQGKAQPFIMGCYGIGVSRILAAVAEHFQDENGFTWPIQLAPYDIHVVPVNTKDETQVSLANELYGLLKSYRYDVLLDDRAERAGVKFADADLIGLPVRVTVGKKATEGVVEVKFRQTGETFEWKKEEVIDRLNEFFRKN, via the coding sequence ATGAAGCAAAGTAAAACATTTATCCCAACGTTACGTGAAGTACCTGCTGATGCAGATGTAAAATCACATAAGCAATTATTACGTGCAGGGTTTATTCGTCAAAATACAAGTGGGGTATATTCGTATTTACCGCTTGCAAAACGTGTGTTAACAAAAATCGAAAATATTATTCGCGAAGAGATGGAAGCCATCAATTCTATCGAATTATTAATGCCTGCATTGCAATCTGCTGAACTATGGCAAGAATCCGGCCGTTGGGAAAAATACGGTCCAGAACTAATGCGATTAAAAGATCGTCATGATCGTGACTTTGCCTTAGGACCAACACATGAAGAGGTCATTACGACTTTAGTTCGTGATGAAATTAAATCATATAAAAAACTACCATTAACACTCTATCAAATTCAAACAAAATTCCGCGATGAAAAACGCCCTCGTTTTGGCTTATTACGAGGAAGAGAGTTTATTATGAAAGATGCTTATTCTTTCCATGCTTCACGGGAAAGCTTAGATGAAACATATGAGGATATGTACCGTGCATATTCTAATATTTTCTCGCGTCTTGGTTTAAACTATCGTGCAGTTATTGCCGATGCTGGTTCAATTGGTGGTAAAGGTACACATGAATTTATGGTGCTTTCTGAAATTGGGGAAGATACAATTGCTTACTCTGATACATCGGACTATGCGGCAAACATTGAGATGGCAGAGGTCACTGTAGAATATCAACCAGCCAATGAAGCGTTAAAAGATCTTGAGAAAGTAGCAACACCAGATCAAAAAACAATTGAAGAAGTATCTGTATTTTTACAAGTAGCACCTTCAAATGTTATTAAATCATTAGTATTTAATGTTGATGGTGAATTAGTGGTAGTGCTTGCTCGTGGCGATCACGAAATTAACGATATTAAACTAAAAAATGCGCTAGATGCTGGTTCTGTAGAACTTGCTGACGAAGCAGCTATTCGTCAATTGCTAGGCTGTGGCGTAGGTTCAATCGGCCCTGTGAAATTACCTGTAGACGTCAAAGTAGTTGCAGATCATGCAATTAAATCAATTCGTAACGGGGTAGCGGGTGCCAATGACGACGGCTTCCACTTAGTAAATGTTAACCCAGAGCGAGATTTTGCTGTCAATGAATACTTAGATATTCGCTTTATTCAAGAAGGAGACCCATCTCCTGATGGACAAGGCATCATTAAATTTGCAGAAGGTATCGAGGTTGGTCATATTTTCAAATTAGGTACTACCTATTCTGAAAAAATGAATGGAACATTTTTAGATGAGCAAGGAAAGGCTCAGCCGTTTATTATGGGTTGCTATGGTATTGGAGTGTCACGTATTTTAGCTGCCGTAGCTGAACATTTCCAAGATGAAAATGGTTTTACTTGGCCAATACAACTCGCTCCGTATGACATTCATGTTGTCCCTGTTAATACGAAAGATGAAACACAAGTTTCATTAGCAAATGAGTTATATGGCTTATTAAAATCATATCGCTATGATGTACTATTAGATGATCGTGCTGAACGTGCAGGTGTGAAGTTTGCAGATGCAGATTTAATAGGTTTACCAGTTCGTGTAACAGTCGGTAAAAAGGCAACAGAAGGTGTTGTCGAAGTGAAATTCCGTCAAACAGGCGAAACATTTGAATGGAAAAAAGAAGAAGTCATTGATCGTTTAAATGAATTTTTCCGCAAAAATTAA